The following proteins come from a genomic window of Dreissena polymorpha isolate Duluth1 chromosome 1, UMN_Dpol_1.0, whole genome shotgun sequence:
- the LOC127850872 gene encoding uncharacterized protein LOC127850872 isoform X1 codes for MAGNLENHADILNDDMCRRALNRAHSDIVAKMDPDVVFYRMKNCGMLSQNEYDDLMNFMTPKMKIRTLVSKISQQDKKAYFDFKKCLSDTKHEDLVKKLEEKEKELITENKRLRLLKDGRQREPQTARCEPEENSFPHDGRLVRLTMKMIDEFKQENVSKKLDDNIAGSYGTIYISHKKVPWLDRRAVLKEINVAEAQKTITIGAARNEIIASRLMHFAIVPLLAFHNDGSKYYLLTPYLENGDLHEAIKDDFKCMSDKDLTKLKMNCDTRVKVMYHIASAIDYMHSGNTYRRRILHQDIKSKNIVLDQHFNARLIDFGMARELKENETSFKTTTSETTRTTQDDYCQFGEVLLELIVNEDYTAQNRQLAKEYITEDLLLENIQEDVWNTSDIKDIVGIALKCIKHMPVDHSDSPEGLVTKFKSKARKSSALWNPVCDKKCEICLVNDQLDERVDCHDVDCLPQRDCSEKIKICCPCMRNSYINPIICHTCGWTIKPFINSDFGAILVAGYENPTESVYKEDIRKFKEVVTSKVLPTMCLSPENVIVVAETGNAENNTAIKQLDEAFENLAKKKIKTLLFVYSGHKSKTQGCRIGKDEFFTIDYLGKSIEKGKAQNETMNKVIVFLDCCYPEYVHLDPTLSLKLMQLNATGQSEEAHASISGSQFLKYVMQAFTSRANGGTCKDLDCKCGELLNGDFITLDDLRSYINTHIKSKSLTGILLHQQLHNINEKDIILCFNYKHPVKFEFTLAWLGSLELTVTACVFPEEFKDDFTQLKQLKHVLTSKFMVAERVSSIRPSDKDCDIIAATMCIETNTGPKEGDVEEINDLTEMLLAWNSKRLLRFKPRLVSNIEETKPVGWWFRNNDSALHPGNKIHLSQHTEVLKQELLNILTNNRLVKEDLRKYLQTEVHVLIGKVQMNKFAGMCLEIKFLNLTPDVKVCYFNLVPTAGIQETS; via the exons ATGGCGGGAAACTTAGAAAACCATGCTGACATATTGA ATGACGACATGTGTCGTCGTGCCCTAAACAGGGCCCACTCGGATATCGTTGCTAAGATGGATCCCGATGTGGTTTTTTATAGAATGAAGAACTGTGGAATGCTCTCACAAAATGAATATGATGACTTAATG aaTTTCATGACACCTAAAATGAAGATTCGAACGCTTGTCAGTAAAATAAGCCAACAAGACAAAAAGGCGTACTTTGATTTCAAGAAATGTCTCAGTGATACTAAACATGAAGACTTGGTCAAAAAGCTAGAGGAAAAGGAGAAAGAGCTGATAACGGAAAATAAAAGATTACGTTTGTTAAAAGATGGACGACAGCGTGAGCCGCAAACTGCCAG ATGTGAACCCGAGGAAAATTCGTTCCCGCACGATGGAAGACTTGTTCGATTAACAATGAAGATGATTGACGagtttaaacaagaaaatgtCAGTAAAAAACTAGATGATAACATAGCCGGGAGTTATGGAACGATTTATATTT CCCATAAAAAGGTTCCATGGTTGGATCGAAGAGCTGTGTTGAAAGAAATCAATGTAGCGGAAGCGCAAAAGACAATAACGATAGGAGCAGCTAGAAAT GAAATTATAGCGTCACGACTTATGCACTTCGCTATCGTTCCCCTCTTGGCCTTTCACAACGATGGCAG TAAGTACTATCTGTTAACGCCATATCTGGAGAACGGTGACCTGCATGAGGCCATCAAAGATGACTTTAAATGTATGTCAGACAAAGACCTTACTAAGTTGAAAATGAATTGCGATACAAGAGTTAAAGTAATGTATCACATTGCGTCAGCTATCGACTACATGCATTCTGGGAACACATACAG GAGACGAATATTGCACCAGGATATTAAATCAAAGAACATAGTTCTTGACCAACACTTCAATGCAAGGTTGATTGATTTTGGTATGGCACGGGAATTGAAAGAAAATGAAACTTCATTCAAGACCACAACCTCGGAAACGACCCGAACGACGCAAGACGATTATTGCCAATTTGGAGAAG TGTTACTCGAGTTGATAGTCAATGAAGATTATACTGCTCAAAACAGACAACTTGCTAAAGAATACATAACTGAGGACCTTTTATTGGAAAACATTCAG GAAGACGTCTGGAACACCTCCGATATCAAAGACATAGTGGGCATCGCTCTAAAGTGTATTAAACATATGCCTGTTGACCACTCGGACTCACCTGAGGGACTCGTTACGAAATTCAAG TCCAAAGCGAGGAAAAGTTCGGCGCTGTGGAATCCTGTCTGCGATAAGAAATGTGAAATATGTTTAGTGAATGATCAATTAGATG AAAGAGTCGATTGTCATGATGTTGACTGCTTACCCCAACGAGATTGCTCagaaaaaatcaaaatatgttgcCCATGTATGAGAAACTCGTACATCAATCCAATCATATGCCACACATGTGGATGGACTATCAAACCATTCATTA ACTCTGATTTCGGTGCAATTTTGGTCGCTGGCTATGAAAATCCCACAGAAAGTGTATACAAAGAAGAtatcagaaaattcaaagaagttGTAACGTCAAAAGTCCTACCTACAATGTGTCTAAG CCCAGAAAATGTGATAGTTGTTGCAGAAACAGGCAATGCAGAAAATAACACAGCTATTAAACAGTTAGATGAAGCATTTGAAAATCTTGCCAAAAAGAAAATAAAgactttgttgtttgtttactcTGGTCATAAAAGCAAGACGCAAGGATGTCGTATTGGTAAAGATGAATTTTTCACAATTGATTACCTAGGAAAATCAATTGAAAAAGGTAAAGCACAAAATGAAACAATGAACAAAGTCATAGTCTTTCTTGATTGTTGTTATCCAGAGTACGTGCATCTGGATCCAACTTTGTCTCTAAAGCTTATGCAGTTAAATGCTACTGGACAAAGCGAGGAAGCACACGCATCCATCAGCGGAAGTCAATTTCTGAAATATGTTATGCAGGCATTCACCTCACGTGCTAACGGAGGAACATGCAAGGATCTTGACTGTAAATGTGGTGAGCTGCTAAACGGCGATTTTATTACCCTTGATGACTTACGCAGTTATATAAACACACATATCAAGAGCAAAAGCTTGACAGGCATTTTGCTGCATCAGCAATTACACAACATTAACGAAAAAGATATAATTTTATGTTTCAACTACAAACACCCCGTGAAATTTGAATTCACGCTGGCGTGGTTAGGTAGTTTGGAACTTACAGTCACTGCTTGCGTGTTTCCAGAGGAATTCAAAGACGACTTCACTCAATTGAAACAATTGAAACATGTGTTAACTTCCAAATTTATGG TTGCAGAACGCGTTTCGAGCATTAGACCAAGCGACAAAGATTGCGATATCATCGCTGCTACAATGTGTATTGAAACCAATACTGGACCAAAGGAAGGGGACGTCGAAGAGATTAATGACCTTACGGAAATGTTGTTAGCGTGGAACTCAAAGCGACTGCTGCGATTCAAACCACGTCTTGTAAGCAACATCGAGGAGACCAAACCAGTAGGATGGTGGTTTAGGAATAACGACTCGGCCTTACATCCAGGAAACAAAATACAc cTTTCGCAACATACTGAAGTACTGAAACAAGAGCTACTGAATATACTGACAAACAATAGACTAGTTAAAGAAGATTTACGAAAATATCTCCAAACAGAGGTGCATGTGTTGATCGGAAAGGTTCAAATGAACAAG TTTGCAGGAATGTGTTTGGAAATAAAGTTCTTGAATCTCACTCCGGATGTCAAGGTTTGTTATTTCAATTTGGTACCAACAGCCGGAATACAGGAAACGAGTtga
- the LOC127850872 gene encoding uncharacterized protein LOC127850872 isoform X2, whose amino-acid sequence MAGNLENHADILNDDMCRRALNRAHSDIVAKMDPDVVFYRMKNCGMLSQNEYDDLMNFMTPKMKIRTLVSKISQQDKKAYFDFKKCLSDTKHEDLVKKLEEKEKELITENKRLRLLKDGRQREPQTARCEPEENSFPHDGRLVRLTMKMIDEFKQENVSKKLDDNIAGSYGTIYISHKKVPWLDRRAVLKEINVAEAQKTITIGAARNEIIASRLMHFAIVPLLAFHNDGSKYYLLTPYLENGDLHEAIKDDFKCMSDKDLTKLKMNCDTRVKVMYHIASAIDYMHSGNTYRRRILHQDIKSKNIVLDQHFNARLIDFGMARELKENETSFKTTTSETTRTTQDDYCQFGEVLLELIVNEDYTAQNRQLAKEYITEDLLLENIQEDVWNTSDIKDIVGIALKCIKHMPVDHSDSPEGLVTKFKSKARKSSALWNPVCDKKCEICLVNDQLDERVDCHDVDCLPQRDCSEKIKICCPCMRNSYINPIICHTCGWTIKPFINSDFGAILVAGYENPTESVYKEDIRKFKEVVTSKVLPTMCLSPENVIVVAETGNAENNTAIKQLDEAFENLAKKKIKTLLFVYSGHKSKTQGCRIGKDEFFTIDYLGKSIEKGKAQNETMNKVIVFLDCCYPEYVHLDPTLSLKLMQLNATGQSEEAHASISGSQFLKYVMQAFTSRANGGTCKDLDCKCGELLNGDFITLDDLRSYINTHIKSKSLTGILLHQQLHNINEKDIILCFNYKHPVKFEFTLAWLGSLELTVTACVFPEEFKDDFTQLKQLKHVLTSKFMERVSSIRPSDKDCDIIAATMCIETNTGPKEGDVEEINDLTEMLLAWNSKRLLRFKPRLVSNIEETKPVGWWFRNNDSALHPGNKIHLSQHTEVLKQELLNILTNNRLVKEDLRKYLQTEVHVLIGKVQMNKFAGMCLEIKFLNLTPDVKVCYFNLVPTAGIQETS is encoded by the exons ATGGCGGGAAACTTAGAAAACCATGCTGACATATTGA ATGACGACATGTGTCGTCGTGCCCTAAACAGGGCCCACTCGGATATCGTTGCTAAGATGGATCCCGATGTGGTTTTTTATAGAATGAAGAACTGTGGAATGCTCTCACAAAATGAATATGATGACTTAATG aaTTTCATGACACCTAAAATGAAGATTCGAACGCTTGTCAGTAAAATAAGCCAACAAGACAAAAAGGCGTACTTTGATTTCAAGAAATGTCTCAGTGATACTAAACATGAAGACTTGGTCAAAAAGCTAGAGGAAAAGGAGAAAGAGCTGATAACGGAAAATAAAAGATTACGTTTGTTAAAAGATGGACGACAGCGTGAGCCGCAAACTGCCAG ATGTGAACCCGAGGAAAATTCGTTCCCGCACGATGGAAGACTTGTTCGATTAACAATGAAGATGATTGACGagtttaaacaagaaaatgtCAGTAAAAAACTAGATGATAACATAGCCGGGAGTTATGGAACGATTTATATTT CCCATAAAAAGGTTCCATGGTTGGATCGAAGAGCTGTGTTGAAAGAAATCAATGTAGCGGAAGCGCAAAAGACAATAACGATAGGAGCAGCTAGAAAT GAAATTATAGCGTCACGACTTATGCACTTCGCTATCGTTCCCCTCTTGGCCTTTCACAACGATGGCAG TAAGTACTATCTGTTAACGCCATATCTGGAGAACGGTGACCTGCATGAGGCCATCAAAGATGACTTTAAATGTATGTCAGACAAAGACCTTACTAAGTTGAAAATGAATTGCGATACAAGAGTTAAAGTAATGTATCACATTGCGTCAGCTATCGACTACATGCATTCTGGGAACACATACAG GAGACGAATATTGCACCAGGATATTAAATCAAAGAACATAGTTCTTGACCAACACTTCAATGCAAGGTTGATTGATTTTGGTATGGCACGGGAATTGAAAGAAAATGAAACTTCATTCAAGACCACAACCTCGGAAACGACCCGAACGACGCAAGACGATTATTGCCAATTTGGAGAAG TGTTACTCGAGTTGATAGTCAATGAAGATTATACTGCTCAAAACAGACAACTTGCTAAAGAATACATAACTGAGGACCTTTTATTGGAAAACATTCAG GAAGACGTCTGGAACACCTCCGATATCAAAGACATAGTGGGCATCGCTCTAAAGTGTATTAAACATATGCCTGTTGACCACTCGGACTCACCTGAGGGACTCGTTACGAAATTCAAG TCCAAAGCGAGGAAAAGTTCGGCGCTGTGGAATCCTGTCTGCGATAAGAAATGTGAAATATGTTTAGTGAATGATCAATTAGATG AAAGAGTCGATTGTCATGATGTTGACTGCTTACCCCAACGAGATTGCTCagaaaaaatcaaaatatgttgcCCATGTATGAGAAACTCGTACATCAATCCAATCATATGCCACACATGTGGATGGACTATCAAACCATTCATTA ACTCTGATTTCGGTGCAATTTTGGTCGCTGGCTATGAAAATCCCACAGAAAGTGTATACAAAGAAGAtatcagaaaattcaaagaagttGTAACGTCAAAAGTCCTACCTACAATGTGTCTAAG CCCAGAAAATGTGATAGTTGTTGCAGAAACAGGCAATGCAGAAAATAACACAGCTATTAAACAGTTAGATGAAGCATTTGAAAATCTTGCCAAAAAGAAAATAAAgactttgttgtttgtttactcTGGTCATAAAAGCAAGACGCAAGGATGTCGTATTGGTAAAGATGAATTTTTCACAATTGATTACCTAGGAAAATCAATTGAAAAAGGTAAAGCACAAAATGAAACAATGAACAAAGTCATAGTCTTTCTTGATTGTTGTTATCCAGAGTACGTGCATCTGGATCCAACTTTGTCTCTAAAGCTTATGCAGTTAAATGCTACTGGACAAAGCGAGGAAGCACACGCATCCATCAGCGGAAGTCAATTTCTGAAATATGTTATGCAGGCATTCACCTCACGTGCTAACGGAGGAACATGCAAGGATCTTGACTGTAAATGTGGTGAGCTGCTAAACGGCGATTTTATTACCCTTGATGACTTACGCAGTTATATAAACACACATATCAAGAGCAAAAGCTTGACAGGCATTTTGCTGCATCAGCAATTACACAACATTAACGAAAAAGATATAATTTTATGTTTCAACTACAAACACCCCGTGAAATTTGAATTCACGCTGGCGTGGTTAGGTAGTTTGGAACTTACAGTCACTGCTTGCGTGTTTCCAGAGGAATTCAAAGACGACTTCACTCAATTGAAACAATTGAAACATGTGTTAACTTCCAAATTTATGG AACGCGTTTCGAGCATTAGACCAAGCGACAAAGATTGCGATATCATCGCTGCTACAATGTGTATTGAAACCAATACTGGACCAAAGGAAGGGGACGTCGAAGAGATTAATGACCTTACGGAAATGTTGTTAGCGTGGAACTCAAAGCGACTGCTGCGATTCAAACCACGTCTTGTAAGCAACATCGAGGAGACCAAACCAGTAGGATGGTGGTTTAGGAATAACGACTCGGCCTTACATCCAGGAAACAAAATACAc cTTTCGCAACATACTGAAGTACTGAAACAAGAGCTACTGAATATACTGACAAACAATAGACTAGTTAAAGAAGATTTACGAAAATATCTCCAAACAGAGGTGCATGTGTTGATCGGAAAGGTTCAAATGAACAAG TTTGCAGGAATGTGTTTGGAAATAAAGTTCTTGAATCTCACTCCGGATGTCAAGGTTTGTTATTTCAATTTGGTACCAACAGCCGGAATACAGGAAACGAGTtga
- the LOC127850872 gene encoding uncharacterized protein LOC127850872 isoform X3, with product MAGNLENHADILNDDMCRRALNRAHSDIVAKMDPDVVFYRMKNCGMLSQNEYDDLMNFMTPKMKIRTLVSKISQQDKKAYFDFKKCLSDTKHEDLVKKLEEKEKELITENKRLRLLKDGRQREPQTARCEPEENSFPHDGRLVRLTMKMIDEFKQENVSKKLDDNIAGSYGTIYISHKKVPWLDRRAVLKEINVAEAQKTITIGAARNEIIASRLMHFAIVPLLAFHNDGSKYYLLTPYLENGDLHEAIKDDFKCMSDKDLTKLKMNCDTRVKVMYHIASAIDYMHSGNTYRRRILHQDIKSKNIVLDQHFNARLIDFGMARELKENETSFKTTTSETTRTTQDDYCQFGEVLLELIVNEDYTAQNRQLAKEYITEDLLLENIQEDVWNTSDIKDIVGIALKCIKHMPVDHSDSPEGLVTKFKSKARKSSALWNPVCDKKCEICLVNDQLDERVDCHDVDCLPQRDCSEKIKICCPCMRNSYINPIICHTCGWTIKPFINSDFGAILVAGYENPTESVYKEDIRKFKEVVTSKVLPTMCLSPENVIVVAETGNAENNTAIKQLDEAFENLAKKKIKTLLFVYSGHKSKTQGCRIGKDEFFTIDYLGKSIEKGKAQNETMNKVIVFLDCCYPEYVHLDPTLSLKLMQLNATGQSEEAHASISGSQFLKYVMQAFTSRANGGTCKDLDCKCGELLNGDFITLDDLRSYINTHIKSKSLTGILLHQQLHNINEKDIILCFNYKHPVKFEFTLAWLGSLELTVTACVFPEEFKDDFTQLKQLKHVLTSKFMVAERVSSIRPSDKDCDIIAATMCIETNTGPKEGDVEEINDLTEMLLAWNSKRLLRFKPRLVSNIEETKPVGWWFRNNDSALHPGNKIHLSQHTEVLKQELLNILTNNRLVKEDLRKYLQTEVHVLIGKVQMNKMDMTDGG from the exons ATGGCGGGAAACTTAGAAAACCATGCTGACATATTGA ATGACGACATGTGTCGTCGTGCCCTAAACAGGGCCCACTCGGATATCGTTGCTAAGATGGATCCCGATGTGGTTTTTTATAGAATGAAGAACTGTGGAATGCTCTCACAAAATGAATATGATGACTTAATG aaTTTCATGACACCTAAAATGAAGATTCGAACGCTTGTCAGTAAAATAAGCCAACAAGACAAAAAGGCGTACTTTGATTTCAAGAAATGTCTCAGTGATACTAAACATGAAGACTTGGTCAAAAAGCTAGAGGAAAAGGAGAAAGAGCTGATAACGGAAAATAAAAGATTACGTTTGTTAAAAGATGGACGACAGCGTGAGCCGCAAACTGCCAG ATGTGAACCCGAGGAAAATTCGTTCCCGCACGATGGAAGACTTGTTCGATTAACAATGAAGATGATTGACGagtttaaacaagaaaatgtCAGTAAAAAACTAGATGATAACATAGCCGGGAGTTATGGAACGATTTATATTT CCCATAAAAAGGTTCCATGGTTGGATCGAAGAGCTGTGTTGAAAGAAATCAATGTAGCGGAAGCGCAAAAGACAATAACGATAGGAGCAGCTAGAAAT GAAATTATAGCGTCACGACTTATGCACTTCGCTATCGTTCCCCTCTTGGCCTTTCACAACGATGGCAG TAAGTACTATCTGTTAACGCCATATCTGGAGAACGGTGACCTGCATGAGGCCATCAAAGATGACTTTAAATGTATGTCAGACAAAGACCTTACTAAGTTGAAAATGAATTGCGATACAAGAGTTAAAGTAATGTATCACATTGCGTCAGCTATCGACTACATGCATTCTGGGAACACATACAG GAGACGAATATTGCACCAGGATATTAAATCAAAGAACATAGTTCTTGACCAACACTTCAATGCAAGGTTGATTGATTTTGGTATGGCACGGGAATTGAAAGAAAATGAAACTTCATTCAAGACCACAACCTCGGAAACGACCCGAACGACGCAAGACGATTATTGCCAATTTGGAGAAG TGTTACTCGAGTTGATAGTCAATGAAGATTATACTGCTCAAAACAGACAACTTGCTAAAGAATACATAACTGAGGACCTTTTATTGGAAAACATTCAG GAAGACGTCTGGAACACCTCCGATATCAAAGACATAGTGGGCATCGCTCTAAAGTGTATTAAACATATGCCTGTTGACCACTCGGACTCACCTGAGGGACTCGTTACGAAATTCAAG TCCAAAGCGAGGAAAAGTTCGGCGCTGTGGAATCCTGTCTGCGATAAGAAATGTGAAATATGTTTAGTGAATGATCAATTAGATG AAAGAGTCGATTGTCATGATGTTGACTGCTTACCCCAACGAGATTGCTCagaaaaaatcaaaatatgttgcCCATGTATGAGAAACTCGTACATCAATCCAATCATATGCCACACATGTGGATGGACTATCAAACCATTCATTA ACTCTGATTTCGGTGCAATTTTGGTCGCTGGCTATGAAAATCCCACAGAAAGTGTATACAAAGAAGAtatcagaaaattcaaagaagttGTAACGTCAAAAGTCCTACCTACAATGTGTCTAAG CCCAGAAAATGTGATAGTTGTTGCAGAAACAGGCAATGCAGAAAATAACACAGCTATTAAACAGTTAGATGAAGCATTTGAAAATCTTGCCAAAAAGAAAATAAAgactttgttgtttgtttactcTGGTCATAAAAGCAAGACGCAAGGATGTCGTATTGGTAAAGATGAATTTTTCACAATTGATTACCTAGGAAAATCAATTGAAAAAGGTAAAGCACAAAATGAAACAATGAACAAAGTCATAGTCTTTCTTGATTGTTGTTATCCAGAGTACGTGCATCTGGATCCAACTTTGTCTCTAAAGCTTATGCAGTTAAATGCTACTGGACAAAGCGAGGAAGCACACGCATCCATCAGCGGAAGTCAATTTCTGAAATATGTTATGCAGGCATTCACCTCACGTGCTAACGGAGGAACATGCAAGGATCTTGACTGTAAATGTGGTGAGCTGCTAAACGGCGATTTTATTACCCTTGATGACTTACGCAGTTATATAAACACACATATCAAGAGCAAAAGCTTGACAGGCATTTTGCTGCATCAGCAATTACACAACATTAACGAAAAAGATATAATTTTATGTTTCAACTACAAACACCCCGTGAAATTTGAATTCACGCTGGCGTGGTTAGGTAGTTTGGAACTTACAGTCACTGCTTGCGTGTTTCCAGAGGAATTCAAAGACGACTTCACTCAATTGAAACAATTGAAACATGTGTTAACTTCCAAATTTATGG TTGCAGAACGCGTTTCGAGCATTAGACCAAGCGACAAAGATTGCGATATCATCGCTGCTACAATGTGTATTGAAACCAATACTGGACCAAAGGAAGGGGACGTCGAAGAGATTAATGACCTTACGGAAATGTTGTTAGCGTGGAACTCAAAGCGACTGCTGCGATTCAAACCACGTCTTGTAAGCAACATCGAGGAGACCAAACCAGTAGGATGGTGGTTTAGGAATAACGACTCGGCCTTACATCCAGGAAACAAAATACAc cTTTCGCAACATACTGAAGTACTGAAACAAGAGCTACTGAATATACTGACAAACAATAGACTAGTTAAAGAAGATTTACGAAAATATCTCCAAACAGAGGTGCATGTGTTGATCGGAAAGGTTCAAATGAACAAG ATGGACATGACGGACGGAGGATAA